The DNA region ActcttataaacttttttttaggtttaaatAGCAACCACCGTACGTACCTGACATGTTTAAACGAATCGAATCTTAGAAACTTTAAtgagtgttaaaaaaaatattgttaactcatttatatataatgttaagAGTTGAAAAACAAATCTCTACACAATAAGAATTTCAATTCATTTTACATGAGGAGATAAAACTGTtcattaatttacttttattttttttatcaataatcaTTAACAAACTTTCATGGTTTACATTataagttgtttttattttacattatgattaaatgtttatattatttggaaTTTGGAACGTAtgttttttagaaagaaaaaaaaaatcggtttcAAAGGCTTTTCGATTGGTCCACTTACATGTGAAAACCTGCACACTAaagtataattataaattattatttcataaCTACCCAACTTATAAAATTAAGTCTAATCATTCAACAAAGTGGTATTTCCGTTAAACACACATTTTATCATAATCATTGATCATAATTTCATTGATGCTCTTTTAGTCTATAAATGGATCACCACACACTTCAATCccattttttaaagttttttaaaccGTTCGCATTCTTCCATATTATTCCATGTAAACAGTGTTAACATGTCCAATAAAAATTTACCACATCAAACTTTGGCCATAGTTGAATTTATATGTGCAATTTGCTTGTGATTAATGACTGATTATCGGAATTCGGAAATCATTCTCAGGTGACTGACTCgaaattacaacaacataattTCAAACACAGATCCTATCCAcattatataactttttttcgTGAAattttcctcaaaaaaaaaaaaacaatctctcGAAACATAAGAAGAATCCGGCTTCCGGACAAAAAAACACCATTAGCTAGAGAGGTAAAGCCGTAAAGGGAAGAGCGAAGAGGAGTTAATTAAGATCCTCGGTGATACTGTCGAGATGAGGCCGCCACGTGGATACTGACGCCGATCTGCTGTGTCGCCGGCGATGACGGTGTTCTTTACCATCCGAGGCCGACGACACAACTTCTTCTAAGTACTTCTCACACAACTTCACGCATTCAGAATCATCACCTTTAACAACGTCTCCGGTGGCGGCGTCGGCGTTAGGGTTTTCGAGAGTCTTTTTACGGCGAGGAGCGTCCTTTCTCCGCCTTTTCTTCTCCGGCAAGGAAGAATCAGGGATAAGAAAATAGATGCTCCCTCGCTTGAGCTCAGATTCAGGGGACAAGATCAAGATTTTGCGGACAACTCCTTGAGAACATGGTTTGCTTAGGACATGGTTTGGGTTTGCTTGGAGGATCTCTCCGGCTGTTATTGACCGTGTGATCTCCTCAACGTAGCCGTTTAGATGAACGATCCTGATCAAATCTAGTGCTCCACATGGAAGAACACAAGCCAGACAACACCTTAANNNNNNNNNNNNNNNNNNNNNNNNNNNNNNNNNNNNNNNNNNNNNNNNNNNNNNNNNNNNNNNNNNNNNNNNNNNNNNNNNNNNNNNNNNNNNNNNNNNNNNNNNNNNNNNNNNNNNNNNNNNNNNNNNNNNNNNNNNNNNNNNNNNNNNNNNNNNNNNNNNNNNNNNNNNNNNNNNNNNNNNNNNNNNNNNNNNNNNNNNNNNNNNNNNNNNNNNNNNNNNNNNNNNNNNNNNNNNNNNNNNNNNNNNNNNNNNNNNNNNNNNNNNNNNNNNNNNNNNNNNNNNNNNNNNNNNNNNNNNNNNNNNNNNNNNNNNNNNNNNNNNNNNNNNNNNNNNNNNNNNNNNNNNNNNNNNNNNNNNNNNNNNNNNNNNNNNNNNNNNNNNNNNNNNNNNNNNNNNNNNNNNNNNNNNNNNNNNNNNNNNNNNNNNNNNNNNNNNNNNNNNNNNNNNNNNNNNNNNNNNNNNNNNNNNNNNNNNNNNNNNNNNNNNNNNNNNNNNNNNNNNNNNNNNNNNNNNNNNNNNNNNNNNNNNNNNNNNNtttttttttttttttttttttggatttatgcTACATTATTCAAATTTCTATCTCACCAATTTATCCCTTATAAGTTAAAAGTATCTTATACCCATTAATGAAATATACTATTTCACGAGCCAAAAAAAACACGAAACGTAAATTTACAAAAGGAATTTACTCGTAAACACGAAAAGGATTTTAAAATACTCCAAATCAATACAAAATATCAAGATACTCGTAAAATTACAAAAGGAATCAAAATATCACGAAAAATACATAATACGTTATGCACCAAATGATCTATCACTATCACATTCACATGTGATTTTTGTTAACTCTCTGCAGTTCAGTACGTAGTCTAAGATCTCTGAGCTGAATCTCTCTGATGAAGATTAATATAGTAAATCAAGcaacaattaaaagaaaaattaatcaaGCAACGATTTTTTAAAATGTCGAAATTAGTCGAGTAGAGATATTCTAACGCTATGTGACAAATTttgaagggaaaaaaacaaaacttttttttgttttctttatcgaATAGAACCAAATCTTGAAACTAGGAGCGTGTTGGGATTAGATAAACTACTCGTAATTAATAGTGTGAAGCAATGACTAAAAACTTGGAAACTGAAAAAGGattatctatttaaaatttcaagTGTTACTGTACACTGCGGATACTTAAGTAGGATTTGATATCATTGTTGGAAGTAACAATCCATAACTTTTATTCAAATAAGTTTCTTTCTTAATATTCATAACTACATTTTCTCGTTGTCTGTGCTCAAGCTACTTCACTTTTGGAGATATCTATAGTGTTAATGCAATGCTGATATATCCAtaaagatagaaaaataaaagtacgTACAGAGAATAATTAGAACTCATTATTATTGTTCATTAGCCGTCAACGTttaaatgtgtcattttttttctttcaaaattagaactcattattattattcataactACATTTTCTCGTTGTCTGTGCTCAAGCTACTTCACTTTTGGAGACATCTATAGTGTTAATGCAATGCTGATATATCCAtaaagatagaaaaataaaagtacgTACAGAGAATAATTAGAACTCATTATTATTGTTCATTAGCCGTCAACGTttaaatgtgtcatttttttctttcaaaattatcTGTTGTTTCAAAAAAACTATTGTTATCTTAGGCGTTAATTTACAAAAAGCATGCAAGAACTATGCCctttaaaataatgtatagtGATTTGCAAGATCTATTATCTAGCTATGACATTTATGGAATATTTCGTAACATACTACTCGCCAAAAAATAGTGgtacaatttaataaaaagcTACATAATTTAGAAAACTCAATTGGTCGCCATTTGAANCGTGTGATCTCCTCAACGTAGCCGTTTAGATGAACGATCCTGATCAAATCTAGTGCTCCACATGGAAGAACACAAGCCAGACAACACCTTAAGCTGtttcccatctctctctctctccccttcttttttttctttgttttgtgtatttattatgtattgATAGTAATATCAGATTTATGGGGAAGAACAAGTTGGAGAAGACGAGGTTATATAGGAGCCAACACTTCACGTAACACCGAAGCGGGCTTGACCATACGTCTTANNNNNNNNNNNNNNNNNNNNNNNNNNNNNNNNNNNNNNNNNNNNNNNNNNNNNNNNNNNNNNNNNNNNNNNNNNNNNNNNNNNNNNNNNNNNNNNNNNNNNNNNNNNNNNNNNNNNNNNNNNNNNNNNNNNNNNNNNNNNNNNNNNNNNNNNNNNNNNNNNNNNNNNNNNNNNNNNNNNNNNNNNNNNNNNNNNNNNNNNNNNNNNNNNNNNNNNNNNNNNNNNNNNNNNNNNNNNNNNNNNNNNNNNNNNNNNNNNNNNNNNNNNNNNNNNNNNNNNNNNNNNNNNNNNNNNNNNNNNNNNNNNNNNNNNNNNNNNNNNNNNNNNNNNNNNNNNNNNNNNNNNNNNNNNNNNNNNNNNNNNNNNNNNNNNNNNNNNNNNNNNNNNNNNNNNNNNNNNNNNNNNNNNNNNNNNNNNNNNNNNNNNNNNNNNNNNNNNNNNNNNNNNNNNNNNNNNNNNNNNNNNNNNNNNNNNNNNNNNNNNNNNNNNNNNNNNNNNNNNNNNNNNNNNNNNNNNNNNNNNNNNNNNNNNNNNNNNNNNNNNNNNNNNNNNNNNNNNNNNNNNNNNNNNNNNNNNNNNNNNNNNNNNNNNNNNNNNNNNNNNNNNNNNNNNNNNNNNNNNNNNNNNNNNNNNNNNNNNNNNNNNNNNNNNNNNNNNNNNNNNNNNNNNNNNNNNNNNNNNNNNNNNNNNNNNNNNNNNNNNNNNNNNNNNNNNNNNNNNNNNNNNNNNNNNNNNNNNNNNNNNNNNNNNNNNNNNNNNNNNNNNNNNNNNNNNNNNNNNNNNNNNNNNNNNNNNNNNNNNNNNNNNNNNNNNNNNNNNNNNNNNNNNNNNNNNNNNNNNNNNNNNNNNNNNNNNNNNNNNNNNNNNNNNNNNNNNNNNNNNNNNNNNNNNNNNNNNNNNNNNNNNNNNNNNNNNNNNNNNNNNNNNNNNNNNNNNNNNNNNNNNNNNNNNNNNNNNNNNNNNNNNNNNNNNNNNNNNNNNNNNNNNNNNNNNNNNNNNNNNNNNNNNNNNNNNNNNNNNNNNNNNNNNNNNNNNNNNNNNNNNNNNNNNNNNNNNNNNNNNNNNNNNNNNNNNNNNNNNNNNNNNNNNNNNNNNNNNNNNNNNNNNNNNNNNNNNNNNNNNNNNNNNNNNNNNNNNNNNNNNNNNNNNNNNNNNNNNNNNNNNNNNNNNNNNNNNNNNNNNNNNNNNNNNNNNNNNNNNNNNNNNNNNNNNNNNNNNNNNNNNNNNNNNNNNNNNNNNNNNNNNNNNNNNNNNNNNNNNNNNNNNNNNNNNNNNNNNNNNNNNNNNNNNNNNNNNNNNNNNNNNNNNNNNNNNNNNNNNNNNNNNNNNNNNNNNNNNNNNNNNNNNNNNNNNNNNNNNNNNNNNNCTATGACATTTATGGAATATTTCGTAACATACTACTCGCCAAAAAATAGTGgtacaatttaataaaaagcTACATAATTTAGAAAACTCAATTGGTCGCCATTTGAACAACTGCATGCGGTACGGATCAACACATGTTAGTTACACACCCATATTAATTACGGTGGTTCAAGAACCAACCCGCATGAAcaatatttttagaaagaaaaaaagatccaaaaaaGTTGCGATCATGAATTTtatccaagaaaacaaaatcaatcaatacaatcatttaatacataaatttaCTTACAATTTTACAATATTGAGGCATCGGTTGAACGACGTTTACGTTGATAAAAGAAgagaactgattttttttttttaagtttaaatttttctGAAAGAAAAACAGCTGtcatcaagaacaaaacaataGTAGTATTATATATGTAGACATTATTATGAAtgtatttttcctttaaaatataCTACACATTATCCGCTTAATTATATCGATATATTCGTTTACGTCAATATTCAAATGAGTTAAACCATAATAGCACTGTCAAATGTAGGAACCATTTAAGTatgtttatttcattatttgtagtagtagtagtacttaaaattaaattattgtgTTGCTTTTAAGGCGTTCTGTTAATGACGATTCTCGCATACTAATTTAAAGTCAATACCGTACGTACGTTATGTACTTAACTAAGATATCTACAACTTGCCGGGCTATATAGATTATATGCAGTTTGAAGACCCGTTGGTCTCGGGGTTTAATGAGTAATTAAGCTTACTTGATTAAGCAAGAGAAGGGGATCAGGGGACAAGTAATCCGCAGGACCACATAAAtagttatatatacttttaaatttgaataaaagaaTTACTTGAATAACTTTCGTACGAGCTGCTAGTACGTAAACCAAAACCGATTATTTACTGGTTTCGAAAAAAAGAGGTGTTCACTCAGTCACTCTTTAAGTTCTAAGTTAggatatttatgtaaaataattaggTTCTCACAATGCATTCACATGCATGCTTTACATTCAAACTTGACAAGGTTCC from Camelina sativa cultivar DH55 chromosome 3, Cs, whole genome shotgun sequence includes:
- the LOC104765003 gene encoding uncharacterized protein LOC104765003, producing the protein MGNSLRCCLACVLPCGALDLIRIVHLNGYVEEITRSITAGEILQANPNHVLSKPCSQGVVRKILILSPESELKRGSIYFLIPDSSLPEKKRRRKDAPRRKKTLENPNADAATGDVVKGDDSECVKLCEKYLEEVVSSASDGKEHRHRRRHSRSASVSTWRPHLDSITEDLN